The DNA segment GTTTATGCGACAGGAGGAGAAATTGTAGAAGCGACAACAGCAGCGATCGCCCCTGGAACAGTTGTGACTGTATCAGATTTATTTGGTAATTTACCAAACTACCGCGAAGGATTACCTGCGATCGCACAGCAGTTGAAAGCAGTACAAACGACAATTCAGCAAATTGCATTGTGTCATCCTCATGTTACTTGGCAAGTTTGGCACGATGACCGCGAATGGTTTACTCTCAGTGCTGGAAAATCATCTCAATATGTCTTACCACAAATTCTCCGCCAAGTGCATTTAAGCGACTTGCAAGAACTAAAAATTGAAGTTCCTCATCCTGATAATTTATTCAACTGTAAAGATGAGATTGCTACACATGCTTTTCTGAACTTAGTTTTAGGCTTACCTGATCGCTGCCATCGTCATCGCCCTGACTGGATTAAAGTTGCAGTAAACGGACGCAGAGTAAAATTACCAGAGATTGAGCAAACAATACTGACTGCTACTGCACGAACGCTACCACGCGATCGCTATCCAGTCTGTTTTTTACATCTACAAGTTTCTCCTAATCAAATTAATTGGAATCGTCACCCTGCAAAAGCAGAAATTTATTTACATCATCTTGATTATTGGCAAGAAAAAGTTGCGCAAGCAATTGAACAAGCATTACGCATTAATCCTGCAACGATTCCTGAATCTTTACATAATTCTAGAGTTGGTAAACTGATTAAAGCTGCAGAATCTACCAGCGGTTACAGTTTCAATCGTCAAATACAATCGGATGCTGAGGTAGTTCACAACAGCAATCCTCCTACTTACATTCTCAAAGCTGTTGCCCAAGTGAACAACACTTATATCGTGGCAGAACATCCAAGAGGACTATGGCTAGTTGAACAACATATTGCGCACGAACGTGTTTTATACGAACAATTAGTTGATAACTGGCAACTTGTTGCTTTAGAACCATCAGTTATTTTAAATAATCTTTCGCCGACACAGCGATCGCAACTTGAACGTATCGGTATAGAAATAGAGACTTTTGGCGAACAAATGTGGGCGATCCGCAATATTCCAGCAATGTTACAAACGCGGAAAGATTGTGCCGAGGCATTATTAGAACTTAGTCTGGGTGGAGACTTACAAACTGCACAAGTAGCTGTCGCTTGTCGTAGTGCGATTCGTAATGGTACAGAATTGAATTTAGAAGAAATGCAAGCGCTTTTAAACCAATGGCAACGTACCCGTAATCCACGTACTTGTCCGCATGGACGCCCAATTTACTTATCTTTAGACGAGTCAGCTTTATCTCGTTTTTTCCGTCGTCACTGGGTCATTGGTAAAAGTCATGGTATTTAGTTTCTTAAACTTTTTGCCATATAAATATCAGGCTTTCCCAAGCCATTTGCATCAGGCATTACACCAACAATAGTAAAACCTAATTTTTGATAAAACTCGTAAGGATGATTGCGTAAATTTTTAATATTAATGATATGTTCCCATACCTTAGGATACAGATTAACGCCTGAAAGAGATGTCATATTATCTTCGTCATCTGTTCCTACCCACAGCGTAATTCCACCACGTTCTCTTACTTTATCTTCTAAATCCAAAACAAGCGCCCTGCCAATTCCGCGATGGCGAAACTCGCTATGCACAACTAAAGGGTGAAGTTCCCATACATTACCGTTGTATTGACTAATTCCACCAATCCATCCTAAAACTGTACCATTATCATCAACTGCAATC comes from the Gloeocapsopsis sp. IPPAS B-1203 genome and includes:
- the mutL gene encoding DNA mismatch repair endonuclease MutL produces the protein MLSSIHTLPEEVINLIAAGEVIDSIAAVVRELVENSLDAGATRIVVALWTQQWRVRVSDNGCGMKLTDLQQAAIAHSTSKIRNSDDLWKISSLGFRGEALHSLTQLAQLEILSRPALTSDGWHVVYATGGEIVEATTAAIAPGTVVTVSDLFGNLPNYREGLPAIAQQLKAVQTTIQQIALCHPHVTWQVWHDDREWFTLSAGKSSQYVLPQILRQVHLSDLQELKIEVPHPDNLFNCKDEIATHAFLNLVLGLPDRCHRHRPDWIKVAVNGRRVKLPEIEQTILTATARTLPRDRYPVCFLHLQVSPNQINWNRHPAKAEIYLHHLDYWQEKVAQAIEQALRINPATIPESLHNSRVGKLIKAAESTSGYSFNRQIQSDAEVVHNSNPPTYILKAVAQVNNTYIVAEHPRGLWLVEQHIAHERVLYEQLVDNWQLVALEPSVILNNLSPTQRSQLERIGIEIETFGEQMWAIRNIPAMLQTRKDCAEALLELSLGGDLQTAQVAVACRSAIRNGTELNLEEMQALLNQWQRTRNPRTCPHGRPIYLSLDESALSRFFRRHWVIGKSHGI
- a CDS encoding GNAT family N-acetyltransferase; translated protein: MEICNLSSSKSILIQQTATLLFDSFKEHWATAWTNLDSALQEVHESLAPDRISRIAVDDNGTVLGWIGGISQYNGNVWELHPLVVHSEFRHRGIGRALVLDLEDKVRERGGITLWVGTDDEDNMTSLSGVNLYPKVWEHIINIKNLRNHPYEFYQKLGFTIVGVMPDANGLGKPDIYMAKSLRN